Proteins encoded by one window of bacterium:
- the holA gene encoding DNA polymerase III subunit delta, with protein sequence MRYSEFLKAVQERKVSPVVTFLGEETFLKDRALDTVLNRFLDQESRPFNYRSLFGEEIKDTAFLDEASTMPMFGEWKVLYIKHASVLEKNFGRIKDYLDQYIQQPSSGTLLIFDLDRWEGSSKLKGILSKKTMVVEFNPLSEKEIPSWVSGHLRSLNFQIETNAIQALTERLGTDLQKISAELEKLMLFRQSERKITLQDIENTVGYTPTAKVWDWTEALLDQDSGKSVELLRDLLEQGEQPIYCIALLAKQYEKMILAKEMVLQKIPQATIAQKINKPVYFLQKYLTQLSRFRMADLIKAVEILSFTDRALKSGQAKEDRTVLELMTLQLCNLKEPAPAIFDVPLMT encoded by the coding sequence TTGCGATACTCCGAGTTTCTTAAGGCTGTACAGGAGCGCAAAGTCTCGCCGGTTGTCACTTTTCTTGGCGAAGAAACTTTTCTGAAGGATCGCGCGCTCGATACGGTATTGAACCGTTTTCTCGATCAAGAATCCAGGCCTTTCAATTACCGTTCGCTGTTCGGAGAAGAAATCAAAGATACCGCATTTCTTGATGAAGCCAGCACCATGCCTATGTTCGGCGAATGGAAGGTTTTGTATATCAAACATGCCTCCGTTCTGGAGAAAAATTTCGGCCGCATCAAAGATTATCTGGATCAGTACATACAGCAACCTTCTTCGGGCACTTTATTGATTTTTGATCTCGACAGATGGGAAGGAAGTTCGAAACTGAAAGGGATACTTTCAAAGAAGACGATGGTGGTTGAATTCAATCCCCTCAGCGAAAAGGAGATTCCGAGCTGGGTGAGTGGCCACTTGCGCAGTCTGAATTTCCAAATTGAGACGAACGCTATCCAGGCATTGACGGAACGTCTCGGGACCGACCTTCAAAAAATATCAGCGGAATTGGAAAAGTTGATGCTCTTCCGGCAGTCGGAACGAAAAATTACGCTGCAGGATATCGAAAACACCGTGGGTTATACTCCCACCGCAAAAGTGTGGGATTGGACGGAAGCACTATTAGATCAGGATTCAGGAAAATCAGTGGAGCTTCTGCGGGATTTGTTGGAGCAAGGTGAGCAGCCGATCTACTGCATCGCCCTCCTCGCGAAACAGTATGAAAAAATGATCCTTGCAAAGGAAATGGTACTCCAAAAAATTCCACAGGCAACGATTGCTCAGAAAATTAATAAACCGGTCTATTTTCTGCAGAAATACTTGACGCAGCTTTCCCGTTTCCGAATGGCCGATTTGATCAAAGCAGTCGAAATTCTTTCTTTTACCGATCGCGCATTGAAATCGGGGCAGGCGAAGGAGGACCGCA